The genomic stretch ATCGTTTCCTCTGATTGAATATCGCACGTTTGAAGGACAGCAAGCTTTGCTTGCGAATCCAAGCTATCGACTGCTCACCAAAGAGAATGACCTGGGTGAGGTCATCGCCTTTCTGGGCGGGTGGGAATTTGATGAATTCTGTTTTGTAGAGCATATCGCTGTAAAACCATCTATTCGCGGCGGCGGGCTGGGTAAGCAGCTGATGATGGACTTTATAGCACAGATGAATAAGCCGGTCGTGCTTGAAGTGGAACTGCCGAATGAAGAAATAAGTAAGAGAAGGATTGGATTTTATGAGCGGCTTGGTTTTCATCTGAATTCTTATCCCTATGTGCAGCCGCCGCTTCGAGCGGGACAACCCGATTTTCCTCTGATGGTAATGAGTTATCCAAATCTGCTTACAGAGGAGCAGTTTCAGTCTTACCGGGATACCCTGTACGCAGAGGTATATCAAGTAGAACCAAAGTAGAGAGCAACTAACTTTCAGACCATTTTCCAGTGTAACTGCATGGGGAATGGTTTTTTGCTGTTTATATCATTTTTGTGGATTGGGAATTGTCATGTTTTCTTCCTTTTTTTAATCGGTCCGAAAAGAGATATTCTGTGATACAATAAACTCTCTATGACGGTAATATCGGTTACGAATATAACAGGAGGATTCACATGACAAAAGGCATGTTTATTGCGGTTGAGGGTCCAATAGGAGCTGGAAAAACGACGCTGTCGTCCATGCTTTCCAAGGAACTAGATATCCCTTTATTAAAAGAAATCGTAGAAGAGAATCCGTTTCTCGGAAAATTCTATGAAAATATAGATGAATGGAGCTTTCAGCTCGAAATGTTCTTTTTGTGTAATCGGTATAAGCAGTTGGAAGACACGACGACGAACTATATCCAGCATCACAAAAGAGTTATTTCCGATTATCATATCTATAAAAACTTGATTTTTGCACAGCGCACGCTGAAGGGTGTCAAAAGAGAGAAGTATCGCAAGATCTATCACATCCTTACTGATGATCTTCCGAAACCAGATCTTATTATATATATCAGAGCGAATCTTGATACGCTGCTTAAACGTATTGCGAAACGCGGTCGCTCTTTTGAACAGAAGATGGACCCTGCTTATCTTGAACAGCTTATTATAGATTACGATGAAGCAATGACGTCTCTTGCTGAGAGAGAGCCAGATACAAAAATTATTACAATTGACGGTAATCAGATCGATTTTGTCGCAAGTCCGGAGCAATTTGACCTGATTGTGTCTGAGATAAAGGAGTACATTCAATGAACGACTATAACATCCCGCAAAATGCTTTGATTACGGTGGCGGGGACGGTAGGTGTAGGAAAATCTACCTTAACTGCTGCACTTGCGGATCGACTTCATTTCAAAACCTCTCTAGAGAAGGTGGATCATAACCCTTATTTGGAGAAGTTTTATCATGATTTTGAGAGATGGAGCTTCCATCTGCAAATTTATTTTTTGGCTGAACGTTTTAAAGAGCAAAAAAATATTTTTGAAGCAGGAGGAGGATATGTTCAAGATCGTTCGATCTATGAAGATACCGGTATTTTCGCTCAAATGCATGCAGATAAAGGCACGATGAGTGAAACGGATTTTGAGACTTACACAAGCTTATTTGAAGCAATGGTGATGACTCCTTATTTCCCTCATCCCGATGTACTTATCTATCTCGAAGGAAGCCTTCCATCGATCTTGAACCGGATCAAAGAACGCGGCCGCGAGATGGAAATTCAGACAGATCCGTCCTATTGGGAAGAGATGCATGGACGCTACGCGAAATGGATTGGTGAATTCAGCGCTTGTCCTGTGCTCAAATTAAACATTGATGAGTATGATGTGCATGATCCTGCTTCCTTAGACAGCATACTCACGGAAGTTGGTAAGACGATTACTAAGCATCGAAACAATAAGTAAATCTAGGAATAGGCTCCTCTCGGCATACGGGGTATGAGAGGGGTCTTTTTTTGTCCTAATGTAGTGATGTGCAGATAGGAGCAAGAAGTATGCAGTAAACAACTTATTTGATAACGCTTACATAAAAAACCGTATTCTAATTCGGGAGGTTGCTTTAGATATATAGCTTGTAAGTGTTGTCTGACGGATAATGAGGAGAATCTCTGAGACAACAATCATGGATAGTCAGATCAGGGAGGTAAGGAGGATGTAAAGCAAAGAAGCTATTCATTTGAGGAGGGATTGTTTAATGAAGAAAAAATTCAGTGTGCTGCTTGTTCTATCGCTTATTGCATCAATGCAGCCAGCTGCTGCGAAAGCGTCTGATGTTTCGTCCGAAGCATCAGCTCTGCGGTCAGTGAACGCAAGCAGTGACAGCTTCCGTTCTTCGGAAAAAAGCGAGATACCGACTGACTCAGTCGGAACGATCTATGTGGTAGATGATAACTTTGAAGAGGTTGAACTCGGTGCTACCCCTGCAGATTACGTAGTTCTACCCGATCCACAGGATGCCGACCATACCGTGACGGTGGTAGATACTCCAGCAAGTTCAACAGGGAATTCATCAGCAAAGAGTCTAAAAGTTTATGATAATGCGCCTGTAAATACAGAGTTCACTCGGCAGTTTACAAAACAGACAGGTGCCTTTGTTGTAGAAGCTGACGTCATGTCCGAATCATGGCCGGGGACTTCCATTTTGCTTCAGCTACAGGATGAGACAGGTACTAAGATTCCGCTCTCTATTGAAATTCGGAAACCAACGCAGCCAGCGGCAGAAGGGACGGATACTTTCGTATATAAACGCAGTGGAGCCGACTATAAGCTTGCAGACCATCCGGAAAATAACCGCTGGTATAACATGAAGATCGCGGTGGATATCACGGCACAGACCGCCGATATCTATATTGATCATGTGCTTAGTGCAGACGATGTACCGCTTCAAGCGGATATGCGAGATAGTGGAATCAGCCGCATTATGGGGAAAATGCCGGGAAGCGGCAAGGGTACGATCTATTATGACAACCTAAAAGTGTATAACGAACCTGTAGCATCTCCAAAGGGACTTAAAGCTTTGCCTGGCAATGGAAAGGTTCAACTCGATTGGCAGCCGGCTGCTGGAGCTGCTTCTTATACAGTGAAACGCAGTCAAAAAGATGGCGGTCCTTACGAGATCCTAGCAAAAGGACTGAACGAATTTAGCTATGTTGATGAAACCGTAAAGAACGAAGTCCATTATTATTACGTAGTGACTGCAACAGGACCCGCTGGAGAGAGCGGCTTATCTAATCAGGCCACAGCACTGCCGAGCGAGAGTGCAGTGAAACCGGATGTTCCAAGCGGACTTACCGCTGCTACCCGAAGTGGTCAGATCGATCTGAATTGGCAACCGCTAACACAACAGGCAGTGACCTATACGGTAAAACGCAGTCAGACCATGACCGGTCCTTTCGAGATCGTTGTCAGTAAAATTAGCGGTTCCTCTTATCGAGATTCCGGTCTAATAAATGGACAAGTATATTACTATACGGTATCTGCATCAAGTGTTGCTGGTGAGGGACCAGGTAGTGAACCGATTCAAGTTACACCGGTGCAACAGCTGAGAACACCGGAGATAACAGGCGAAGGTATCTCTCAGGGTGCTCTTATTTCTTGGTCTGCTGTCGATGCAGCTGAGAGCTATTCCGTACAGCGAGCGGTATACGCGAATGGACCATTTGAGGAACTAGGAATTACCAAATCCACATCCTATACCGATACGAATGTCATTAGCGGCAAGCCCTATTATTATCAGGTAGTCGCCAGAAATCAGGATTCGCGCAGCTTAGGATCAGAAGTGGTTGTTGTGAAGCCTCAAGAACGCGACGGGTTGCCACTGGCAGGACCTCAGGAGGTTAGGATCATACCGAGCAATGAACAGCTGACCCTGAAATGGGAGCCTCTGGCGGGAGCTGATACGTATTCGGTAAAAAGAAGCTTGTCTGAAGACGGCTCTTATTTAACCATCGCGGATGGTTTGACAGAGACTTCCTTTACTGACACAGGCCTTACGAACGGAGAGTCTTATTACTATATTGTATCTGCTGTCATCGGTGGAGCAGAAAGCGCAGCTTCCCTTCCCGTTCGTGACATTCCAGCTCGCCGTATTACCGTAGCACTAGACGGAAGCGGAGATTATCAGACCGTACAAGAGGCCATTAATGCAGTACCAGATCAGAATACATCCCAGGTAATTATTTATATTAAGAACGGCATATATCGCGAAAAATTGGTCCTTCCGGCTACAAAACCAAATATTCGGATGATCGGGGAGAGCAGGGAAGGTACCGTTCTTGTGTATGGCGACAGTGCGAGTACCCCGGGAGCAGACGGCTTGCCCATGGGAACTTCCAATAGTTCTGGATTCAAGGTACTGGCTAACGACTATTCAGCAGAGCGATTAACGATTATGAATGATGCTGGAGATGATGCCGGTCAGGCGGTTGCCTTGTATACCAAAGGAGATCGTATGACATTCAGGGAAGTCAATCTAAAGGGTTATCAAGATACCTTTTATGCCAATGATGGTCGTCAGTATTTTGTAGACAGTTATATTGAAGGAGATGTTGATTTTATCTTTGGCGGAGCCACTGTTGTTTTTGAGAACAGTATTATTCACAGTCTGAATGATGGTTACGTCACAGCGGCATCCACCCCGGAAGACAAACTAGGTTATGTATTTTTGAATAGCCGATTCACTGCAGAACCAGGACTTACAGGTACAGTTCCTTTGGGACGTCCGTGGAGACCTTATTCTAATGTATATGTCATTAACAGTGAACTCGGTGATCACATTGAATCAACGGGATGGGATAACTGGAGAAATCCTGCGAATGAACTCACCGCCCGCTATGGAGAATTTGCAAGTTATGGACCTGGGGCAAATCCAGCGGCAAGATACGCTTGGTCAACACAGCTAACATATGAGGAAGCATCTTTGCTCACTCCCGAACATATTCTGTCTGGGAATGATGGATGGAACCCAGCCTCTATGATTGCCGTTCCAGACGGTGATGCAGCCTTATCCTCGATCATCATTGGCGGCCAGCCGCTGCCAGAATTTGATGCAAACCGGTTATCTTATGAAGTTACAGTGGGAGCTGGTGAGGATGTACCTCTACTAGAAGCCGAGGTTCGTTCTGCATATGCCAAAGTGGACATCATACAGGCGGGTGGGGATTCAAAGCAGGCTTTTATTACGGTTACTGCACAAGATGGAAGTGAACGTGAATATAAAGTTCAGTTTACTACACAGGAACAAATTGATCAGACCCCGCCGCTGCTCAATCTTTCCGTTGATAAGCCGGTATTGTACCCAAGGGGCAACAAGCTGGAGGAGATTAAAGTAACGGCTTTTGCGGAAGATGACCTTTCTGGAGTAGCGAAGATCAATCTAGTATCGATTACAAGCAGTGATGAAGATCAACATGAAGGACACCAAAGAGCTGATATTCAAGAAGCAGAGTTTGGTACTCCTGATTTTGAATTTATGCTCCGTGCTGAGGTAAAAGGCGGGTTGAAAGAACGCATATATACGATTGTATATGAAGCAATTGATCATGCGGGTAACCGGACACTTGCTGAAACAACAGTAACAGTAAAAAAAGAAAAAGAAAATTAAATTCATTTAAATGATGAGGGTTGATGAAGGTAGAGGTATCCCGTTTGCTTACATGCAGACAGGGTGCCTCTATTTTTGTATACAACGATTTGATGCAAGTAAAAAGGAGTCATTTAAGACATGTCGAATGAAATATACATAGTAGAATTTGACATTAATTAGTAATTATTTTGAATAGATTTGTAAACGCTGCCATATTAATTAAGCTTGAGTTAGAGGTGGAGGGTGAGTTATGCGCAACTATTGGATCAAGCTTTTGGTGTTCTGTCTTTTACTCGGTGCGGTACCTACCCTATTTATCGGCCTGTTTTCTTACATCACAGCTTCTCAAGATGTTAAGGATAAAGTACAGGCAGCCAATATGCTTATGTTACAACAGACTGAAATGCAAGTAGAGCAAATGCTGCATACGTTAGAAGATTCCGTCACCCAGTTTGCAAACACAGCTTTGGTTCAGGAAGCCTTTCATCAATCCCTTACCAACGAAGACTTTGTTACCGTTCGAAAGCTTACGAATGAGATGGCGAATCTGCGGTCTTCAGCTGATATTAAAGATGCGTATATTATTCAATTTGAAAAAGAATGGGCACTTCATTTTGCTGCACTCCGAAAGCTTCAGG from Paenibacillus polygoni encodes the following:
- a CDS encoding GNAT family N-acetyltransferase; its protein translation is MSKIQPPVFEQVYSIMEESFPLIEYRTFEGQQALLANPSYRLLTKENDLGEVIAFLGGWEFDEFCFVEHIAVKPSIRGGGLGKQLMMDFIAQMNKPVVLEVELPNEEISKRRIGFYERLGFHLNSYPYVQPPLRAGQPDFPLMVMSYPNLLTEEQFQSYRDTLYAEVYQVEPK
- a CDS encoding deoxynucleoside kinase, with the protein product MTKGMFIAVEGPIGAGKTTLSSMLSKELDIPLLKEIVEENPFLGKFYENIDEWSFQLEMFFLCNRYKQLEDTTTNYIQHHKRVISDYHIYKNLIFAQRTLKGVKREKYRKIYHILTDDLPKPDLIIYIRANLDTLLKRIAKRGRSFEQKMDPAYLEQLIIDYDEAMTSLAEREPDTKIITIDGNQIDFVASPEQFDLIVSEIKEYIQ
- a CDS encoding deoxynucleoside kinase; protein product: MNDYNIPQNALITVAGTVGVGKSTLTAALADRLHFKTSLEKVDHNPYLEKFYHDFERWSFHLQIYFLAERFKEQKNIFEAGGGYVQDRSIYEDTGIFAQMHADKGTMSETDFETYTSLFEAMVMTPYFPHPDVLIYLEGSLPSILNRIKERGREMEIQTDPSYWEEMHGRYAKWIGEFSACPVLKLNIDEYDVHDPASLDSILTEVGKTITKHRNNK
- a CDS encoding pectinesterase family protein; translation: MKKKFSVLLVLSLIASMQPAAAKASDVSSEASALRSVNASSDSFRSSEKSEIPTDSVGTIYVVDDNFEEVELGATPADYVVLPDPQDADHTVTVVDTPASSTGNSSAKSLKVYDNAPVNTEFTRQFTKQTGAFVVEADVMSESWPGTSILLQLQDETGTKIPLSIEIRKPTQPAAEGTDTFVYKRSGADYKLADHPENNRWYNMKIAVDITAQTADIYIDHVLSADDVPLQADMRDSGISRIMGKMPGSGKGTIYYDNLKVYNEPVASPKGLKALPGNGKVQLDWQPAAGAASYTVKRSQKDGGPYEILAKGLNEFSYVDETVKNEVHYYYVVTATGPAGESGLSNQATALPSESAVKPDVPSGLTAATRSGQIDLNWQPLTQQAVTYTVKRSQTMTGPFEIVVSKISGSSYRDSGLINGQVYYYTVSASSVAGEGPGSEPIQVTPVQQLRTPEITGEGISQGALISWSAVDAAESYSVQRAVYANGPFEELGITKSTSYTDTNVISGKPYYYQVVARNQDSRSLGSEVVVVKPQERDGLPLAGPQEVRIIPSNEQLTLKWEPLAGADTYSVKRSLSEDGSYLTIADGLTETSFTDTGLTNGESYYYIVSAVIGGAESAASLPVRDIPARRITVALDGSGDYQTVQEAINAVPDQNTSQVIIYIKNGIYREKLVLPATKPNIRMIGESREGTVLVYGDSASTPGADGLPMGTSNSSGFKVLANDYSAERLTIMNDAGDDAGQAVALYTKGDRMTFREVNLKGYQDTFYANDGRQYFVDSYIEGDVDFIFGGATVVFENSIIHSLNDGYVTAASTPEDKLGYVFLNSRFTAEPGLTGTVPLGRPWRPYSNVYVINSELGDHIESTGWDNWRNPANELTARYGEFASYGPGANPAARYAWSTQLTYEEASLLTPEHILSGNDGWNPASMIAVPDGDAALSSIIIGGQPLPEFDANRLSYEVTVGAGEDVPLLEAEVRSAYAKVDIIQAGGDSKQAFITVTAQDGSEREYKVQFTTQEQIDQTPPLLNLSVDKPVLYPRGNKLEEIKVTAFAEDDLSGVAKINLVSITSSDEDQHEGHQRADIQEAEFGTPDFEFMLRAEVKGGLKERIYTIVYEAIDHAGNRTLAETTVTVKKEKEN